One Caretta caretta isolate rCarCar2 chromosome 6, rCarCar1.hap1, whole genome shotgun sequence genomic region harbors:
- the RNH1 gene encoding ribonuclease inhibitor isoform X2, with protein MDLDIQCEEMSASRWTELKSSMNTSKTVRLDDCNLSASHCKDIGSVLSTNQSLMELTLNNNELGDSGVELMCKGLMAPSCNLQKLWLQNCNLTDACCKYLSSVLSTKPTLIELHLGDNKLGSSGVKVLCEGLMDPNCKLQKLQLEYCELSPDNCEMLCSALRTKSSLKGLNISNNKLGDAAVKVLCQGMMDPNCKLQSLHLENCHITAASCGDLGTVLAMKPSLTELSVGENKIGDPGVALLCQGLLNPNSKIEKLWLWECGVSPAGCKDLSHVLSAKESLIELSLIGNELGDPGMELLCQGLKDPKTKLQALWIRECGLTTACCKSISSVLGTNQTLRDLHMGGNKIGDAGVEIIREGLMNPNCNLRSLWLGNCSLSAACCGSLATILSSKPCLTELDLSNNSLEDEGVKKLCESLKHPNCKLQQLVLYDIYLSSEVDDELKVLEESKPGLKIIF; from the exons ATGGACCTTGACATCCAGTGTGAAGAGATGAGTGCGTCGAGATGGACTGAGCTTAAATCTTCCATGAACACAAGCAAAACTGTCAG GCTGGATGATTGCAATCTCTCTGCTAGTCACTGTAAGGATATTGGCTCTGTCCTCAGTACAAACCAGTCCCTGATGGAGCTAACACTGAATAACAATGAATTGGGAGACTCCGGCGTGGAACTGATGTGTAAAGGGTTGATGGCGCCAAGCTGCAACTTACAGAAACTCTG gctGCAGAACTGCAATCTAACAGACGCCTGTTGTAAGTATCTCTCTTCTGTTCTGAGCACAAAACCAACTCTGATCGAGCTGCATCTGGGTGATAACAAACTAGGATCTTCAGGTGTAAAAGTGCTGTGTGAAGGATTGATGGATCCCAACTGTAAGCTACAGAAGCTACA gttaGAGTATTGTGAACTCTCGCCTGACAACTGTGAGATGCTCTGCTCCGCTCTGCGCACAAAGTCCTCCCTGAAGGGGCTCAACATAAGTAACAACAAACTGGGAGATGCAGCAGTAAAAGTGCTATGTCAGGGAATGATGGATCCCAACTGTAAGCTACAGTCGCTACA TCTGGAGAACTGTCATATCACAGCTGCTAGCTGTGGGGATCTCGGCACTGTTCTTGCTATGAAGCCATCCCTAACAGAGCTGTCTGTGGGAGAGAACAAGATTGGAGATCCAGGTGTAGCACTGCTGTGCCAGGGACTACTGAATCCCAACTCTAAAATAGAGAAGTTATG GTTATGGGAATGTGGTGTCTCACCGGCTGGCTGTAAGGATCTCTCCCATGTCCTCAGTGCAAAAGAGTCTCTAATAGAGCTGAGCCTGATTGGTAACGAGTTGGGAGACCCAGGAATGGAGCTATTGTGTCAAGGACTGAAGGATCCAAAAACTAAACTCCAGGCACTATG GATAAGGGAATGTGGTCTCACCACTGCCTGCTGTAAGAGCATTAGCTCTGTTCTTGGCACAAACCAGACCTTGAGAGATCTGCATATGGGTGGAAACAAGATAGGAGATGCAGGGGTTGAAATTATCCGTGAAGGACTGATGAACCCCAACTGTAACTTACGGTCTCTATG GTTGGGTAACTGCAGTCTCTCAGCTGCTTGTTGTGGGAGTCTGGCCACTATCCTCTCTTCCAAACCGTGCCTGACAGAGCTAGACCTGAGTAACAATTCACTGGAGGACGAAGGTGTGAAGAAGCTGTGTGAATCCTTGAAACATCCAAACTGCAAACTACAGCAACTTGT tctgtACGACATCTACTTGAGCTCTGAAGTGGATGATGAACTGAAAGTCCTGGAAGAGTCCAAACCTGGATTGAAGATTATTTTTTGA
- the RNH1 gene encoding ribonuclease inhibitor isoform X1 yields the protein MGARLLLSFGLRRLPCFWSRGRDLASAFKMDLDIQCEEMSASRWTELKSSMNTSKTVRLDDCNLSASHCKDIGSVLSTNQSLMELTLNNNELGDSGVELMCKGLMAPSCNLQKLWLQNCNLTDACCKYLSSVLSTKPTLIELHLGDNKLGSSGVKVLCEGLMDPNCKLQKLQLEYCELSPDNCEMLCSALRTKSSLKGLNISNNKLGDAAVKVLCQGMMDPNCKLQSLHLENCHITAASCGDLGTVLAMKPSLTELSVGENKIGDPGVALLCQGLLNPNSKIEKLWLWECGVSPAGCKDLSHVLSAKESLIELSLIGNELGDPGMELLCQGLKDPKTKLQALWIRECGLTTACCKSISSVLGTNQTLRDLHMGGNKIGDAGVEIIREGLMNPNCNLRSLWLGNCSLSAACCGSLATILSSKPCLTELDLSNNSLEDEGVKKLCESLKHPNCKLQQLVLYDIYLSSEVDDELKVLEESKPGLKIIF from the exons ATGGGAGCCAGACTTTTGCTTTCCTTTGGCCTTCGGAGATTACCGTGTTTCTGGAGCAGAGGAAGAG ATCTTGCATCAGCATTTAAAATGGACCTTGACATCCAGTGTGAAGAGATGAGTGCGTCGAGATGGACTGAGCTTAAATCTTCCATGAACACAAGCAAAACTGTCAG GCTGGATGATTGCAATCTCTCTGCTAGTCACTGTAAGGATATTGGCTCTGTCCTCAGTACAAACCAGTCCCTGATGGAGCTAACACTGAATAACAATGAATTGGGAGACTCCGGCGTGGAACTGATGTGTAAAGGGTTGATGGCGCCAAGCTGCAACTTACAGAAACTCTG gctGCAGAACTGCAATCTAACAGACGCCTGTTGTAAGTATCTCTCTTCTGTTCTGAGCACAAAACCAACTCTGATCGAGCTGCATCTGGGTGATAACAAACTAGGATCTTCAGGTGTAAAAGTGCTGTGTGAAGGATTGATGGATCCCAACTGTAAGCTACAGAAGCTACA gttaGAGTATTGTGAACTCTCGCCTGACAACTGTGAGATGCTCTGCTCCGCTCTGCGCACAAAGTCCTCCCTGAAGGGGCTCAACATAAGTAACAACAAACTGGGAGATGCAGCAGTAAAAGTGCTATGTCAGGGAATGATGGATCCCAACTGTAAGCTACAGTCGCTACA TCTGGAGAACTGTCATATCACAGCTGCTAGCTGTGGGGATCTCGGCACTGTTCTTGCTATGAAGCCATCCCTAACAGAGCTGTCTGTGGGAGAGAACAAGATTGGAGATCCAGGTGTAGCACTGCTGTGCCAGGGACTACTGAATCCCAACTCTAAAATAGAGAAGTTATG GTTATGGGAATGTGGTGTCTCACCGGCTGGCTGTAAGGATCTCTCCCATGTCCTCAGTGCAAAAGAGTCTCTAATAGAGCTGAGCCTGATTGGTAACGAGTTGGGAGACCCAGGAATGGAGCTATTGTGTCAAGGACTGAAGGATCCAAAAACTAAACTCCAGGCACTATG GATAAGGGAATGTGGTCTCACCACTGCCTGCTGTAAGAGCATTAGCTCTGTTCTTGGCACAAACCAGACCTTGAGAGATCTGCATATGGGTGGAAACAAGATAGGAGATGCAGGGGTTGAAATTATCCGTGAAGGACTGATGAACCCCAACTGTAACTTACGGTCTCTATG GTTGGGTAACTGCAGTCTCTCAGCTGCTTGTTGTGGGAGTCTGGCCACTATCCTCTCTTCCAAACCGTGCCTGACAGAGCTAGACCTGAGTAACAATTCACTGGAGGACGAAGGTGTGAAGAAGCTGTGTGAATCCTTGAAACATCCAAACTGCAAACTACAGCAACTTGT tctgtACGACATCTACTTGAGCTCTGAAGTGGATGATGAACTGAAAGTCCTGGAAGAGTCCAAACCTGGATTGAAGATTATTTTTTGA